TTTGAAGCCATGAACAAAGGACTAATTAAGAAAGACAATGGCATTCGTCTGCTCGAGGCACAGCTCTCAACAGGAGGAATTATTGACCCAGTTAAAAGCTATCACATCCCACATGAAGTTGCCTACAAGCGTGGATATTTTGATGAGGAAACTGCCAAGACcctgaacacaaacactgatgaCATAAAGGTCTTTTATGATCCAAATACAGAAGAGGATGCAACCTACGCTCAACTTATGAACAAATGTGTCACAGACAAAGAAACTGGACTTCCATTGCTTCCCCTCTCAAAGAAGGCCCCAAAACcaaaagaagacaaacaaatCACAGAGGCTAAGACAAAGGAGGCCTTCAACCACACAACCATGGAGCTTGAGTATGGCCCTTTCAAAGGGAGAAAAGTTACAATTTGGGAGATCATACACTCGGAATACATAACGGAGGAACAAAGAATAGAGCTGATACGCCAGTACACAATGGGACAAGTGACAATTGAAAAGCTAATAAAAATTGTGATAACAATGGTTGatgaaaagggagagaaaacagagaaaggtaTCTGTTTCGAAGGCCTTAGGGCACCAGTTTCTGCCAACACATTACTCGATTCCAACATCATTGATAAGGCAACATTTGAACAACTGCAACAGGGTAAAAAGACACCTAAAGAAGTGAGTGAAACTGAAAAGGTGAGGAAGTACTTGCAGGGCACGGATCGCATTGATGGTGTCACCATGGAAGATTCAAATGAGAAGTTGAGCATCTATGAAGCAATGAAAAAGAATCTTTTGCAACACACAACTGGACTGGCACTACTTGAGGCCCAAGCAGGAACTGGTTTCATAACTGATCCagttaaaaatctgaaatactCTGTGGATGATGCTGTGAAGGCTGGTGTTGTTGGCCCAGAACTTCATGAGAAACTACTCTCAGCGGAAAAGGCAGTAACAGGGTACAAAGATCCATACACCGGCAACAAGATTTCTCTATTCCAGGCCATGAAGAAAGAACTTGTACTGAGGGAGCATGCTATTCCGCTGCTGGAAGCTCAGTTTACTACAGGAGGAATTATTGATCCAGTCAACAGTCATCGTGTCCCCAGTGATGTGGCCGTTCAGCGTGGCTGTTTaagtaaacaaatgttaaaGTCCTTAAATGAACCTTCTGGTGATGTTAAAGGCTTCATCAATCCCAACACTAATGAAAGGGTCACCTACAAGCAGTTGCTGGAAAAATGTCTAAGAGATCCCAACTCTGGTCTGTGCTACTTGCCTATGTCAAAGGTTGAAGCGCCTGCTTCTGTGAAGAAATCTTATCAGTACTCAGAGGAGCAAGCCCAAACAGATCTAGCCAACACTGCAATAGAGATCCCTCACAAGAGTTTTGAAGGAAAGAGTATGACCATCTGGGAAGTCATGAACTCAAATATGCTTCCAGAAGAGGAGAGGCGCCGCCTCATGGAGCAGTATCGCTTGGGGCAGATCACAAAGGAGAGAATGCTTATCATCATCATTGAAATCATCGAACAGAGAGAAACCCTAAAGTCAGAGCAGAGCATGTCGTGTGATATAATCAGGAGAAGAGTTACAATTGAGGAGCTCTACAGTGCTCGAATTATTGATTTGCAGACATACAATCTTCTGAAACAAGAGAAGATGACTATTCGTGAAATAATGGAAATGCCATCAGTAAAACAGTATCTCTTTGGCACTGGTTGTATTGCCGGTGTTATGTCAGTCAGTCCTCCAAAGATCAGCATATATCAGGCTATGAAGAGTGGAAAGATTAAGCCAGAAGTTGCCTTAAATCTACTCGAGGCCCAGGCAGCAACAGGATTCATGATTGATCCAGTTAAAGACGAACTTCTAACCGTTGATGAGGCTGTGCGCAAAGGACTTGTGGGCCCTGAACTTCATGACAAACTTCTTTCTGCTGAGAGAGCAGTGACAGGTTACAAGGATCCATACACTGGAAAAGTGATTTCTCTCTTCCAGGCCATGAAAAAAGACCTTATTCCTGAGGATTATGCCCTGAGACTTTTGGAGGCCCAAAACGCAACTGGTGGATTAATGGATCCTGAATACTGCTTCCGCCTTAACGCAGATGTAGCCATGCAGCGTGGATACATCAACAGAGAGACACTTGAAAGAATATCTGAACCCACTGGGGATGTGCGAGGTTACCCTGATCCAATGACCGATGAGAAACAGTCTTATGCCCAGCTACTGAAAAGATGCAGAACCGATAAAGAAAGTGGTTTGCGTCTACTTTCACTGGCAGATAGAAGACTTCTCTTCAAGGGTCTCAGAAAGCAAATCACTGTGGATGAGCTGCTGCTTTCACAGATTATTGACCAAAAGACATACAACGAACTCACTGAGGGGGTCACTACAGTGGAGGAGGTCAGCAGAGGGCTAAAGAAGTACCTGGAGGGGACCAGCTGTATTGCTGGTGTGTTTGTAGAATCTACCAAAGAGCGCCTGTCCATTTACCAAGCCATGAAGAAGAACATGATTAGACCAGGGACTGCCTTTGAGCTCCTTGAGGCTCAAGCTGCCACAGGGTATGTAATAGATCCCATTAAGAATCTGAAACTAAACGTGACCGAAGCTGTTAAAATGGGTATTGTTGGCCCGGAGTTCAAAGACAAACTACTCTCGGCTGAAAGAGCTGTCACAGGCTACAAGGATCCTTATACTGGCAAGGTCATCTCACTATTCCAGGCTATGAAAAAGGGCCTCATTCTGAAAGATCATGGCGTTCGTCTGTTAGAGGCTCAAATTGCTACTGGTGGAATCATAGATCCGCAGGAGAGCCACCGCTTGCCAGTTGAAACCGCATATGAGCGTGGCCTCTTTGACGAGGAAATGAATCAAATCCTCACTGACCCATCTGATGACACGAAAGGCTTCTTTGATCCAAACACTGAGGAAAATCTTACCTACCTACAGCTGATGGAAAGATGCAAGATTGACCAAGAAACAGGCCTGGCTCTTTTgctactgaaagaaaagaagcGTGAGAGGAAGACGTCATCCAAGTCTTCAGTTCGCAAGCGCAGGGTTGTAATCGTTGATCCAGAGACCGGTAAAGAGATGTCCGTTTACGAAGCCTATCAAAAAGGGCTTATTGACCATCAAACTTATACAGAGCTTGCAGAACAGGAGTGTGAATGGGAGGAAATTACCATCACCTCATCTGATGGAGTTGTGAAATCCATGATAATTGACAGAAGGTCTGGTCGGCAGTATGACATCGATGACGCAATTTCACGGGGCCTGATCGACAAGTCAGCTCTAGATCAGTACAGAGCAGGAACTCTTTCCATCACAGAGTTTGCAGACATGCTGTCTGGAAACATGAGCGGTGTGAGATCACGTTCATCATCGTTTGGTTCGTCATCCTCCTACCCCATGAGCCCAATACCTAGTATCAAAACGCCAGCAACCACATGGAATGACCCAACAGAGGAAACTGGCCCTGTGGCTGGAATcttagacacagacacactggaGAAAGTGTCTGTCACTGAGGCCATTCACAGAAATCTTGTGGACAACATAACAGGTCAAAGATTACTGGAAGCTCAAGCATGCACAGGAGGCATCATTGACCCAAATACTGGAGAGAAATTCCCTGTCACAGAGGCATTAAACAAAGGGCTTGTGGATAAAATCATGGTGGACCGCATCAGTCTAGCACAGAAGGCCTACAATGGATTTGAAGATCCTAGAACCAAATCCAAGATGTCAGCAGCTCAAGCCCTAAAGAAGGGCTGGCTGTACTATGAGGCGGGACAGCGATTCCTTGAAGTCCAGTATCTCACTGGTGGATTAATTGAACCAGATGCTACTAGCAGAGTCTCCATAGATGAGGCGGTAAAGAAGGGCACCTTAGATGCACGCACTGCACAGAAGTTAAGAGATGTAAGTGCTTACTCAAAATACCTCACGTGCCCTAAAACCAAGCTTAAAATCTCCTACAAGGATGCTATGGAAAGAAGCATGATGGAGGAGGGGACTGGTCTAAGACTACTTGAAGCATCATCTCAGTCTAGCAAAGGCCTCTACAGTCCGTATAGCATCAGTGGGTCAGGCTCTGCTACTGGGTCAAGGTCTGGCTCAAGAACTGGATCCAGGTCAGGCTCCAGAAGAGGCAGCTTTGATGCCACTGGATCAAGTTTCACAACcaccttctcctccacctcctacAGTTCACCAAGCTATGGCCGCCGATACTGAGGATTTATGAAATGACCTTCCAATCAAAAGATGACACTATAAAACCATTGTTCTCACCAGATGCCTAATTCTTAGTGGAATAAAGACTAACTTTATTCTGCTCTGCATGTGGTTGTTACAggacttttaatatttaattttatacaaGTTGGATCGTTTTGTTATGTATATTTCCCATTTACTTTGTTTATGCTATTTTATCAGACCTTCTGATTACTATGCTGTAATCAGATAGCATATATTAgagctgttttattatttcaaatatctACAAATGtactagaaatatttttttcaattaaaaatgttattatcatAAGGATTTACTGATTCACAAACAGGAATTTATTACCTTTATCACTTAAAATGTTGACCATGACCATTAGACTGCTTATTAAGAGAACCAAATATGtgtatatttctgaaatataaAAGCCACTTTGCAGAGCAGAATAAGGAGTCTCCTGAAGATAAATAACACAAAGTCTTTGCTTAAAGAATCGTTTTCTCCTGGGCTACACTGCCACAATAAATCTGCCAAAACCTGGACACATTTCCTAAATGTCCGTCATGACACTATGGAGTTAGCAACATGCTACATTTCTAAATTACCCACCGACAGGAAGCTTCCACAAACATAAGGAATATGCAATTGAATATGACCATTACTACCATCTGGACTTTACCCACCCAACCTCAAGACCACCTAAGTCCCTGCTGTTGCAGACACTTAACAAGGTAGACTTTGTTTGATGACCAATTACATTTGATAAAATGTCCAACTCTCGTATGCTTGTTTCCTTTAGTGTCTATGTAAACCTAACAATCTCTTTCTCAACAGGTTTTTTCTGATATGTCTTCAGAGTTCATCTCTACTCAGATGTCTTCCAGAGACCCACTGCATTCATTTGGACTGTGACCCTGACTCTAATGATTTTATGCAAGAGTACACAAATGTACTTTCTCAAATAATGTTTCTTCTGATTGTTTTTAATGGACTACTTTGAGACCTGCATCTAATCTTAAACTCACTTAAAAAGGCCTAAACCATGCTTTGTAAGTGCCTGCAGAATACTGTGTATCACTTTATGGGGATGTTCACTGTAAACTCACCCATGACTGAAAAAGCAATGCTATCCTTCCTGGTGTGATTGTTGTGTTATCAggtaaatctttaaaaataataacccTTAACTTCAATGTGTAGTTACACAGGGCTATGAATGTTTAATATCCCCCAGGcaatgtatgtactgtataatgataatcatctaaaaaaatatattgctgTAAGCCattaaattacctttttttttttttttagaagagaTCTTTAAGCTTTGCCACCAGATccagtatttgtacttttactcccccctttgttttggttttaattcTCCTTTgtaaagcaacacattttatctatagcattttattttcatactaaatattttttgctttgcatGATTTACTGACATTTGAAAAAGGTGCAAAGAGACAACCATTAAAGCATTTGtcttatgtttttaaaagaggTTTGAAGGATTTTAATGAGGGTTATCAGGCCTTGTTTAAAgttgtgtatttatattaaaatggtGACAAGGACTTTAAGTGTAACAACCTACACTATGTAAATAAACAAGGAAACATATTTTGTCTGCTGTTTTGACTCATGTTGGCAGTAAACCAAATGAACGTTATCACTGATAGACTTTGGGTGCTATTGTGTTTGAGTTGTATATTAattatagaaataaatacaacttttatTATGCAGTTAGTTAGATATGGCCAACATCAACACTTGTGAAAGTTAATATCATGGTATGTAAATAACTGAATCTGCCATAGTTACATGGTCAGCAGGTGTCAAAAGATGTCTGAGGCCGAATGGTATTGAATGGCAGAAGACTGACATCTAGAGGCTGCATAGTTAAACTTTAATAAGAAGATGATGAACAGTGGTTGAAGCAATAGAGTGATTAATCAGCAACACTGCAGTGTTAAAATAGTAACAAAAAGTGCTCAGCTGTCATCTGTTTGACTTGACATTAAATTATATTACTGATTATAGCGGATTCATTATAACATGGTCATAATGGAGTTTTTAATGAATAGGCCACTATGAATCATTAGCGTTGTGTATAACTTTTTGGGTTTTTATACTGGTCACtggtttttataaaatatgaaatgcatAGGATTTCTTATTAAATGTAGAGAAGAAGGTAATGGCACCAAATGGATATGGGGACAAATGCCAATGTGGCTgttctctcacacatacaccttAACTTAGTCTTTATTCTGGCAGGTGTCcactgtgttttacagtttttatcatttatccGATAACCAGAGTCATAAGGAAGTTTACAGACAAGAACAACAAAGCCTGCAACTGATGGTTAGGTACCCACAGAACCCAGACCCATTATGCAGTCAGTCTAGGATTAAATACAGAAGCAGAGAACGCTGAGACAGCCTCCAGTAGCTAGtagatgctttaaaaaaataaataaataaaaaagtaacgTGATGCTGAAGTTTGCATCTTCCACTTCAGCAAGTAATTTTACATTACAATCTTAAATCAGCAACAGTTTCACCAGTTAATCATCCACGCAATCGTTATGAAACCCTTAACCCTGACAAACAATCTaataaagcctttattcctgtGCGGGAGTTGTGAAAcctatgaaaacattttcttttactgcttttctcctgcaaacaacaacaacaacaacaacactagTTTAAAAGTCAAACATGTGACCTTTATAGTATTTATGTTGATGTTTATCTTTGATCTAGATCTAGACTGCTGTTGTGAAAAAATGGAGGATTATCAACACGTTTTAACTTTCATAGATAATCTTAAATTCTCACAAATGTGAGTCTGGACTTGAAGCGGCAGTAAGATTATATCCAAGATCctttcaaaacaataattaaagtCAGCTATTTTGTGTCTTATAATGGAGGACTCAACTCAAATGGTGACATCGAGACAGACTGAATACAAGTCTACTGCATCCTACACTCCTGTATTAAGGATTCCGATATTAAGCTGCAGTATTAATGTCAAAATAAACTTTGGACAGAGCCCTGCTCTATTGACAGAAGAAGCAATTTATAAACCTACAGATAAACAGTGTCgtccataataaataaaacggGTTGCTGTTAACGGGACATTGCCTGAAACTCCCTTTACACATTGCAGTCTGGTAATCAGCACAGCAACAACGCAGCAGCCTCTGATTGGGCCTTTTTCGTCTTAATTGTCCTCACTGGCCTCTGACCAGGAGCCAATGACCTCAGCcaaatgatacattttattttttattttttttaaaaaaggacagacGGCGTATGTTACTGCGTGGAGGCCTCTGCTGCAATAAACCGCAAGTTCATTGTTAAACAACTGCTTCAGCATGTCACTGTCTAAAGAACAACTAACCGATGCGGCCGCCGACGAGCGGCCCAGACAGCCGAAGTGCACCCGGTGCCGGCACCACGGGATCATCGTCCGGCAGAGGGGCCACACGAAGTGCTGCCCTTTTCTCCAGTGCGACTGCCCGAGGTGTTTTCTCATCAAGGAGCGGAGTCGGATCACGGGCCTGCAGCGAAGCCTGAAGAGAGTTCAGCATAAGCCCCAGAGCACAGACACGCAGCAAACCCGCGCCTCGCCCGCGGCTGGAGGCCCTCGTCCGTGGGCCCTATTTCAACAGTCTACAGCGGCCCCGGAGAGAGCCGCCATTAATGAAGGGAGACCCATGGACCCCAGGTGCGGGACAGACGTGGGAGGAGAGCGTGTGGCCGGTTCGGGCAACAGAGACGTGCTGCCGTTTTCTTCCAGCGCAGGTAAGACTGCACCTCACAGCACGTTGAAGAAGCAAACGCCATGATGATTAATGTTAGCTAACCGACTGGATTACAATACTCAAAGTGAAATAATGTA
The nucleotide sequence above comes from Channa argus isolate prfri chromosome 1, Channa argus male v1.0, whole genome shotgun sequence. Encoded proteins:
- the LOC137108446 gene encoding doublesex- and mab-3-related transcription factor B1-like, which codes for MSLSKEQLTDAAADERPRQPKCTRCRHHGIIVRQRGHTKCCPFLQCDCPRCFLIKERSRITGLQRSLKRVQHKPQSTDTQQTRASPAAGGPRPWALFQQSTAAPERAAINEGRPMDPRCGTDVGGERVAGSGNRDVLPFSSSAEAPSSCEFGPLATLPFIRFPFGMGGHDPRSYVPYPSLTLNMPWWPPVPAGLYNQGLCRPLMLPYIQQEALKYPPPLEPRPPADCGEVFFTLQPPPLPEAFQQKQLMEPPVAKHAEADIVELD